One window of the Lepidochelys kempii isolate rLepKem1 chromosome 23, rLepKem1.hap2, whole genome shotgun sequence genome contains the following:
- the CFP gene encoding properdin, which yields MEGAVTSGLLLALCWALAPSADAQEGLCYEQFGAGKCKELLGEDVPKADCCLNPDYGYQPRAGAPCQSCRQAEWSDWTPWGPCSVSCREGVQRRSQTCQGQGQCSGGLRRRWETQACSLKDCCPVMGGWSSWDPWSSCSVTCAEGVKRRIRRCTEPAPVCGGSCLGHNSETVPCDTNKICPTHGNWGSWGQWGPCSATCSPEEAGPKPKQRRSRVCDSPPPSFSPPGFPCSGSASEDQSCTGLPFCPVHGGWSDWQQSSPCSVTCGMGRVMEKRLCNNPAPRQGGNTCPGLNTRSYFCNTKIPCPVDGRWSEWVEWSICTRPGYTGDITCQEIVGQQKRTRVCEGRSPDGKRCVGSYIHIRSCYNMFRCKLEGQWSDWSSWGLCIPTCGKNP from the exons ATGGAGGGGGCCGTGACCTCTGGCCTCTTGCTGGCCCTGTGCTGGGCGCTGGCCCCATCTGCAG aTGCCCAGGAGGGGCTTTGCTATGAGCAGTTCGGGGCCGGCAAGTGCAAGGAGTTGCTGGGTGAGGACGTGCCCAAGGCTGACTGCTGCCTGAACCCCGACTACGGGTACCAGCCCCGCGCCGGGGCACCCTGCCAGTCCTGCCG CCAGGCCGAGTGGAGCGACTGGACGCCCTGGGGCCCCTGCTCTGTGTCCTGCAGGGAAGGGGTGCAGAGACGTAGCCAGACctgccaggggcaggggcagtgctcAGGTGGCCTGCGGAGGAGGTGGGAGACTCAAGCCTGCAGCCTGAAGGATTGCTGCCCCG TGATGGGGGGCTGGTCGTCCTGGGACCCCTGGAGCTCCTGTTCCGTGACTTGTGCCGAGGGGGTGAAGAGGCGAATCCGTAGGTGCACCGAGCCGGCGCCTGTCTGTGGGGGCTCCTGCCTGGGCCACAACTCGGAGACGGTGCCCTGCGACACCAACAAGATCTGCCCCA CTCATGGTAACTGGGGCAGTTGGGGGCAATGGGGTCCTTGTTCTGCCACATGTTCTCCGGAGGAAGCGGGGCCGAAGCCCAAGCAGCGTCGCTCACGGGTTTGCGACAGCCCCCCACCTTCCTTCAGCCCTCCCGGATTCCCCTGCTCTGGATCTGCCAGTGAGGACCAGTCTTGCACTGGGCTCCCCTTCTGCCCAG TGCACGGTGGCTGGAGTGACTGGCAGCAGTCCAGTCCCTGCTCAGTGACCTGTGGCATGGGCCGGGTAATGGAGAAGCGTCTTTGCAACAACCCAGCACCACGGCAAGGTGGGAACACCTGTCCTGGCCTCAATACCCGGTCATATTTCTGCAACACCAAAATACCCTGCCCAG TGGATGGGCGCTGGTCAGAGTGGGTGGAGTGGTCCATTTGCACCCGGCCGGGTTACACCGGGGACATCACCTGCCAGGAGATCGTGGGGCAGCAGAAGCGGACGCGGGTCTGCGAGGGGCGCAGCCCCGATGGGAAGCGCTGTGTGGGAAGTTATATCCATATCCGCAGCTGCTACAACATGTTTCGGTGCAAAT TGGAGGGCCAATGGTCAGACTGGAGTTCCTGGGGTCTCTGCATCCCAACCTGCGGGAAGAATCCATGA